The following are encoded together in the Salvia hispanica cultivar TCC Black 2014 chromosome 6, UniMelb_Shisp_WGS_1.0, whole genome shotgun sequence genome:
- the LOC125195363 gene encoding B3 domain-containing protein Os03g0212300-like: MAVDPNMNDKRIYFEEYNLLPQFFKLFYTIQHSNSLRIPPEFVSEHGDTIPEQCLLAMPNFQKTEVAIAKRPGGWYFGEGWSEFVYNNHVSNGEWLTFTYTGDGLFYVKRFLFTSGCPPRSDLESLDAEITEIVTQPSFTIVLGGSPIKQHLNIPTEFWNANISMDGDKCKACLTVHHRTWDVLIAKKIIGYAIHGGWKTFIRDNDLGTGDRCTFNLVPSDGIHFHVSVER, encoded by the exons ATGGCTGTCGATCCCAACATGAATGACAAGAG AATTTATTTCGAAGAATACAATTTGCTCCCCCAGTTTTTCAAATTGTTTTACACGATCCAACACTCGAACAGTTTG CGCATACCTCCCGAGTTTGTGTCGGAGCACGGCGACACAATCCCTGAGCAATGTTTACTCGCAATGCCAAATTTCCAGAAAACAGAAGTAGCTATAGCAAAAAGGCCTGGTGGTTGGTACTTTGGCGAGGGGTGGTCTGAGTTTGTGTACAACAATCATGTTTCGAATGGAGAATGGCTCACATTCACTTACACGGGCGATGGACTATTTTATGTGAAGCGATTTCTATTTACGAGTGGATGCCCACCTCGTAGTGATCTCGAGA GCCTTGATGCCGAGATAACCGAAATTGTCACACAACCATCATTCACCATCGTTCTAGGGGGGTCTCCGATAAAACAACATCTT AATATACCAACTGAATTTTGGAATGCTAACATATCAATGGATGGTGACAAGTGTAAGGCGTGCCTTACCGTGCACCACCGCACATGGGATGTGCTTATAGCCAAAAAGATCATTGGATATGCCATTCATGGTGGTTGGAAGACTTTCATTCGTGATAACGACCTAGGAACAGGGGACCGGTGCACCTTTAACCTTGTTCCGTCAGATGGTATCCACTTCCATGTTAGTGTGGAACGGTGA